A genome region from Nocardioides cynanchi includes the following:
- a CDS encoding ASKHA domain-containing protein, with protein sequence MTDGPTTDDLTTDGPPFTLDDVRREGLMAAPGTEPAAHDGTGRVGLRFTVHSDAKAPPSERSVRVPPGVTVFDSASWNGIAIDSTCGGHGTCHKCRVKIEGGGVPVTRHDTRTFTSDQLADGWRLACLVQATRDLDVEVPPLTTRPKAATVGVGRQVILRPAVQKRYVELDEATLSDQRTDLVRLTDAIDDLELTADLHVLRRLSTVLRAADFKVTAVVVDEDLIDVEPGDTSELRYAIAFDLGTTTVVATLLDVGTGTPLSVSSRLNKQQPYGGDVITRISATMMDPDALGRLQEAAASTLSELAGEVCAEAGVDPGHVYEVAVAGNATMTALLLGIDPEPLGVAPFVMTTAQPPTMLAADLGLSLHPRARAFVFPALGAYVGGDIVAGMLATGMDRDKRTRLFIDVGTNCEIVLSDGDTILSTAAPAGPAFEGGAIRCGMRAAEGAIEVIKLDPTGDEPVTLGVIGDVPARGLCGSGLVDAVAELVKVGLLDASGRFVPEERAAELAPALADRLTKIGEERVFVLDRTSPDDDPADGVYLSQRDVRELQFAKAAISTGWTLLLEQLGLEHGDVQQVLLAGSFGSYLSPASAIRIGLVPQLPVLRIVSAGNVAGEGAKMALLSVRERVGAQALLEEVSYVELSDRTDFNDTFVDQLGFTQP encoded by the coding sequence GTGACCGATGGCCCGACCACCGACGACCTGACCACCGACGGGCCGCCCTTCACCCTCGACGACGTACGACGCGAGGGCCTGATGGCGGCGCCGGGCACCGAGCCGGCCGCCCACGACGGCACCGGCCGGGTCGGCCTGCGGTTCACCGTGCACTCCGACGCGAAGGCACCGCCCAGCGAGCGCTCCGTGCGGGTGCCGCCGGGGGTCACCGTCTTCGACTCCGCGTCGTGGAACGGCATCGCGATCGACTCCACCTGCGGCGGGCACGGCACCTGCCACAAGTGCCGCGTGAAGATCGAGGGCGGCGGGGTCCCGGTCACCCGGCACGACACCCGCACCTTCACCTCCGACCAGCTCGCCGACGGCTGGCGGCTGGCCTGCCTGGTGCAGGCGACCCGCGACCTCGACGTCGAAGTCCCCCCACTGACGACCCGGCCCAAGGCGGCGACCGTCGGCGTCGGGCGGCAGGTGATCCTGCGACCGGCCGTCCAGAAGCGGTACGTCGAGCTCGACGAGGCGACACTCTCCGACCAGCGCACCGACCTGGTCCGGCTGACCGACGCCATCGACGACCTCGAGCTGACCGCCGACCTCCACGTGCTGCGGCGCCTGTCGACGGTGCTGCGCGCGGCCGACTTCAAGGTGACCGCCGTCGTCGTCGACGAGGACCTGATCGACGTCGAGCCGGGCGACACCAGCGAGCTGCGCTACGCGATCGCCTTCGACCTCGGCACCACCACGGTCGTCGCCACCCTGCTCGACGTCGGCACCGGGACGCCGCTCTCGGTCTCCTCGCGGCTGAACAAGCAGCAGCCGTACGGCGGCGACGTGATCACCCGGATCAGCGCCACGATGATGGACCCCGACGCCCTCGGCCGGCTGCAGGAGGCCGCCGCCTCCACCCTCTCCGAGCTCGCCGGCGAGGTCTGTGCCGAGGCGGGTGTCGACCCCGGGCACGTCTACGAGGTCGCGGTCGCCGGCAACGCGACGATGACCGCGCTGCTGCTCGGCATCGACCCCGAGCCGCTCGGTGTCGCCCCCTTCGTGATGACCACCGCTCAGCCGCCGACGATGCTGGCCGCCGACCTCGGGCTGAGCCTCCACCCGCGCGCCCGGGCCTTCGTCTTCCCCGCGCTCGGGGCCTACGTCGGCGGCGACATCGTCGCGGGCATGCTGGCCACCGGCATGGACCGGGACAAGCGCACCCGCCTGTTCATCGACGTCGGCACCAACTGCGAGATCGTGCTCAGCGACGGCGACACCATCCTGTCCACTGCCGCCCCCGCCGGGCCGGCGTTCGAGGGCGGCGCGATCCGGTGCGGGATGCGCGCGGCCGAGGGAGCCATCGAGGTGATCAAGCTCGACCCCACCGGCGACGAGCCGGTCACGCTGGGTGTGATCGGCGACGTGCCCGCCCGGGGTCTGTGCGGCTCGGGCCTGGTCGACGCCGTCGCCGAGCTGGTCAAGGTCGGGCTGCTGGACGCCTCGGGACGGTTCGTCCCCGAGGAGCGGGCCGCCGAGCTGGCCCCGGCGCTGGCCGACCGGCTGACCAAGATCGGCGAGGAGCGGGTCTTCGTGCTCGACCGCACCTCGCCGGACGACGACCCGGCCGACGGGGTCTACCTCTCCCAGCGGGACGTGCGCGAGCTGCAGTTCGCCAAGGCCGCGATCTCGACCGGCTGGACCCTCCTGCTCGAGCAGCTGGGCCTCGAGCACGGCGACGTGCAGCAGGTGCTGCTGGCCGGCTCGTTCGGCAGCTACCTCTCCCCCGCCTCCGCGATCCGGATCGGACTGGTCCCGCAGCTGCCGGTGCTCCGCATCGTCTCGGCCGGCAACGTGGCGGGCGAGGGAGCGAAGATGGCCCTGCTCTCGGTCCGCGAACGGGTCGGCGCCCAGGCCCTGCTGGAGGAGGTGAGTTATGTCGAGCTCTCCGACCGCACCGACTTCAACGACACCTTCGTCGACCAGCTCGGGTTCACCCAGCCCTGA
- a CDS encoding DUF1638 domain-containing protein has protein sequence MSSSPTAPTSTTPSSTSSGSPSPERSPDRTRRTALIACGAIAQPAAAAVERHGWPVDVHPLPPLLHNQPQLIAGQVRELAVELATSYASVVVGYADCGTYGALDEVCTELGLSRLPGLHCYDVYAGADRLARMFEEQPGTYLLTDFLARSFARTVLQELGLDRYPELRDDYFGSYTRVVWLAQAPDPELRELAEAAAARIGLPLTVVETGTSGLERALADLVG, from the coding sequence ATGTCGAGCTCTCCGACCGCACCGACTTCAACGACACCTTCGTCGACCAGCTCGGGTTCACCCAGCCCTGAACGCAGCCCTGACCGTACCCGTCGTACCGCGCTGATCGCGTGCGGCGCGATCGCGCAGCCCGCGGCGGCCGCCGTCGAGCGGCACGGCTGGCCGGTCGACGTGCACCCGCTGCCCCCGCTGCTGCACAACCAGCCGCAGCTGATCGCCGGACAGGTGCGCGAGCTCGCCGTCGAATTGGCCACGTCGTACGCCTCGGTCGTCGTCGGGTACGCCGACTGCGGCACCTACGGCGCCCTCGACGAGGTCTGCACCGAGCTGGGCCTGTCCCGGCTGCCCGGGCTGCACTGCTACGACGTGTACGCCGGCGCCGACCGGCTGGCCCGGATGTTCGAGGAGCAGCCCGGCACCTACCTGCTGACCGACTTCCTGGCCCGGTCGTTCGCCCGCACGGTGCTCCAGGAGCTGGGGCTGGACCGCTACCCCGAGCTCCGCGACGACTACTTCGGCAGCTACACCCGGGTGGTGTGGCTGGCCCAGGCACCCGACCCCGAGCTCCGCGAGCTGGCCGAGGCGGCCGCGGCCCGGATCGGCCTCCCGCTCACCGTGGTCGAGACCGGAACGAGCGGACTGGAGCGGGCGCTCGCCGACCTGGTCGGCTGA
- a CDS encoding methylenetetrahydrofolate reductase: protein MRNKATRATMATLLRHARYEVLPTPSTEDKVLASVPTDRTITVTASPGKGLEATFALAESLAGSGYQVVPHLAARMISGRTELAEICDRLVSHGISSVFVPGGDADPAGDYQDALALLEDLTALGSPFAQVGITGYPESHPTIHDDLTIQAMWDKRRHASQVVSNLSFDPSAITAWLGRMRARGITLPLLLGIPGPVERTKLLAMATKIGVGESTRFLAKHKGTFARLAAPGGFTGESFLEKCAPALAPPEALVEGLHVFTFNQIAESEQWRTQLLERLES from the coding sequence ATGCGCAACAAGGCGACCCGCGCGACGATGGCCACGCTGCTGCGCCACGCCCGCTACGAGGTGCTCCCGACCCCGTCCACCGAGGACAAGGTGCTGGCGTCCGTGCCGACCGACCGCACCATCACCGTGACCGCGTCGCCCGGCAAGGGCCTGGAGGCGACGTTCGCGCTGGCGGAGAGCCTGGCCGGCAGTGGCTACCAGGTCGTGCCGCACCTCGCGGCCCGGATGATCAGCGGCCGCACCGAGCTCGCCGAGATCTGTGACCGGCTCGTCAGCCACGGGATCAGCAGCGTGTTCGTGCCCGGTGGCGACGCGGACCCGGCCGGCGACTACCAGGATGCGCTGGCGCTGCTGGAGGACCTGACCGCGCTCGGCAGCCCCTTCGCGCAGGTCGGGATCACCGGCTACCCCGAGTCGCACCCGACGATCCACGACGACCTGACGATCCAGGCGATGTGGGACAAGCGCCGGCACGCGAGCCAGGTGGTCAGCAACCTCAGCTTCGACCCGTCCGCGATCACCGCGTGGCTGGGCCGGATGCGGGCCCGCGGGATCACCCTGCCCCTGCTGCTCGGCATCCCCGGCCCGGTCGAGCGCACCAAGCTCCTGGCCATGGCCACCAAGATCGGTGTGGGGGAGTCCACCCGGTTCCTGGCCAAGCACAAGGGCACCTTCGCGCGGCTCGCCGCACCGGGAGGCTTCACCGGTGAGAGCTTCCTGGAGAAGTGCGCCCCGGCGCTGGCGCCGCCCGAGGCCCTGGTCGAGGGCCTCCACGTCTTCACCTTCAACCAGATCGCCGAGTCCGAGCAGTGGCGGACCCAGCTGCTCGAGCGCCTCGAGAGCTGA
- a CDS encoding MmcQ/YjbR family DNA-binding protein — protein sequence MARANRIEPDVEVVARLGEIALALPEAHEEDAWTGVRWRIRARTFAHVMVAQPGFESSFRDLTGVADPTTVLTFHVTGDELLALVHIGLPYYKPPWSPTIVGVVIDGDTDWAEVTGLVTESYRLQAPQKLAKLLPAAGDVTATDQRP from the coding sequence ATGGCGCGGGCGAACCGGATCGAGCCCGATGTCGAGGTGGTCGCCCGGCTCGGCGAGATCGCCCTGGCCCTGCCCGAGGCCCATGAGGAGGACGCCTGGACCGGCGTCCGGTGGCGGATCCGGGCCAGGACCTTCGCCCACGTGATGGTCGCGCAGCCCGGCTTCGAGTCGTCGTTCCGCGACCTCACCGGGGTGGCCGACCCCACCACCGTCCTGACGTTCCATGTCACCGGCGACGAGCTGCTCGCGCTGGTCCACATCGGCCTGCCGTACTACAAGCCACCGTGGTCACCCACGATCGTGGGGGTCGTGATCGACGGCGACACCGACTGGGCGGAGGTGACCGGCCTGGTCACCGAGAGCTACCGGCTCCAGGCGCCGCAGAAGCTGGCGAAGCTCCTCCCGGCGGCCGGTGACGTCACTGCCACGGACCAGCGTCCGTGA
- a CDS encoding SDR family oxidoreductase, which yields MPLALVTGAARANSIAAGISQRLTSDGWDVATSDLADVDYPCDLATADGPQALVEAVAADRGPISALVLSHAHDEATGILDTTAESFDRHCAVNARASLLLIAAFARQVPATGGAIVALTSDATTGNLPYGASKGALDRIVISAARELGPLGIAANTLNPGPIDTGWMNEDIRQAVLDRQPLGRLGEPADIADVVAFLVSEPGRWVSGQLLQVDGGFSARF from the coding sequence ATGCCGCTCGCACTCGTCACCGGAGCCGCCCGCGCCAACAGCATCGCCGCAGGCATCTCCCAGCGCCTGACATCGGACGGCTGGGACGTCGCCACGAGCGACCTCGCGGACGTCGACTACCCGTGCGACCTGGCGACCGCCGACGGTCCACAGGCCCTGGTCGAGGCCGTGGCCGCCGACCGGGGACCCATCAGCGCGCTGGTCCTGAGCCATGCGCACGACGAGGCGACCGGGATCCTCGACACCACGGCGGAGAGCTTCGACCGGCACTGCGCCGTCAACGCCCGGGCGAGCCTGCTGCTGATCGCGGCGTTCGCCCGTCAGGTCCCGGCGACCGGCGGAGCCATCGTCGCGCTCACCAGCGACGCCACCACGGGGAACCTGCCGTACGGCGCCTCCAAGGGCGCCCTCGACCGGATCGTGATCTCGGCGGCGCGGGAGCTGGGGCCGTTGGGCATCGCCGCCAACACCCTGAACCCGGGCCCGATCGACACCGGGTGGATGAACGAGGACATCCGGCAGGCAGTGCTGGACCGCCAGCCCCTGGGTCGCCTCGGAGAGCCGGCTGACATCGCCGACGTCGTGGCCTTCCTGGTGTCGGAGCCGGGTCGCTGGGTCTCCGGGCAGCTGCTCCAGGTCGACGGCGGCTTCTCGGCCCGCTTCTGA
- a CDS encoding DUF4190 domain-containing protein, translated as MTNLPINPNTAAFRDLDPGPHAGVPTDRDAGHVAPDSVDSRARNALTLGALSLVLGVLTGLPAIWVGRKALLRIREADGAVRGRGAAVTGILLGCLGVVLTVAVWSYLHQRG; from the coding sequence ATGACCAACCTTCCGATCAACCCGAACACCGCCGCGTTCCGCGACCTCGACCCTGGTCCTCACGCGGGAGTGCCGACGGACCGGGACGCCGGCCACGTGGCCCCCGACTCCGTCGACAGCCGGGCCCGCAACGCGCTCACCCTCGGTGCCCTGAGCCTGGTCCTGGGAGTGCTCACCGGGCTGCCGGCGATCTGGGTCGGACGGAAGGCCCTGCTCCGCATCAGGGAAGCCGACGGAGCCGTGAGGGGCCGCGGGGCGGCGGTGACCGGGATCCTGCTCGGCTGCCTCGGCGTCGTCCTCACCGTCGCGGTCTGGAGCTACCTGCACCAGCGCGGCTGA
- the solA gene encoding N-methyl-L-tryptophan oxidase — protein sequence MTDVDVVVVGLGALGSAAAWQLASRGHSVVGLEQFELGHSRGASHDTSRILRHSYHTPQYVGLTFEAYDDWARLEEESGESLVTVVGGIDLFPPGCAIAPDDYVGSMVERGVEFESLAAPEIMARFPMFRVPDDTVGLYQERGAIVPAARGTAAMQRLASRAGATLLGSTPVTRVSDHGSHLTVEAGDASYTCGGVVVCADAWTNRVLAGLGPEVPELPLTVTLEQVTYFSPADPASYDAMPLWIWMDEPSYYGFPCYGEATLKAAQDCGGPAVDPDARTTDPDPEMLDLLTGFMGELLPGSGGPVRSLRCQYTLTPDRDFVLAPVPGHPAVVVGLGAAHGFKFAPTFGRILADLATTGTTSSDLTGFGFDRPGLTDPAFEATWMV from the coding sequence ATGACCGACGTCGACGTCGTCGTCGTCGGGCTCGGTGCCCTCGGCTCCGCCGCGGCCTGGCAGCTCGCCTCGCGCGGACACTCCGTGGTCGGGCTCGAGCAGTTCGAGCTCGGTCACTCCCGCGGCGCCTCGCACGACACGTCGCGGATCCTGCGGCACAGCTACCACACGCCGCAGTACGTCGGGCTGACCTTCGAGGCGTACGACGACTGGGCCCGCCTCGAGGAGGAGTCGGGGGAGTCGCTGGTCACCGTCGTCGGGGGGATCGACCTGTTCCCGCCCGGCTGCGCGATCGCGCCGGACGACTACGTCGGCTCCATGGTCGAGCGCGGGGTCGAGTTCGAGTCGCTGGCCGCGCCGGAGATCATGGCCCGCTTCCCGATGTTCCGGGTGCCCGATGACACGGTCGGGCTCTACCAGGAGCGCGGGGCGATCGTGCCGGCCGCCCGCGGCACCGCCGCGATGCAGCGTCTGGCGTCCCGGGCGGGTGCCACGCTGCTGGGGTCGACGCCGGTCACCCGGGTCTCCGACCACGGCTCGCACCTGACCGTCGAGGCCGGGGACGCGTCGTACACCTGTGGGGGAGTGGTGGTCTGCGCCGACGCCTGGACCAACCGGGTGCTGGCCGGCCTGGGCCCGGAGGTGCCCGAGCTCCCGCTGACGGTCACCCTGGAGCAGGTGACCTACTTCTCCCCGGCCGACCCGGCGTCGTACGACGCCATGCCGCTGTGGATCTGGATGGACGAGCCGTCGTACTACGGCTTCCCCTGCTACGGCGAGGCGACCCTGAAGGCGGCCCAGGACTGCGGCGGCCCCGCGGTCGACCCGGATGCCCGGACCACCGATCCCGACCCGGAGATGCTCGACCTCCTCACCGGATTCATGGGAGAGCTGCTGCCGGGCTCGGGGGGGCCGGTGCGGTCCCTGCGCTGCCAGTACACCCTCACCCCGGACCGCGACTTCGTGCTCGCGCCGGTGCCCGGCCATCCGGCGGTGGTGGTCGGTCTCGGGGCTGCCCACGGCTTCAAGTTCGCGCCGACCTTCGGTCGGATCCTGGCCGACCTGGCGACCACCGGTACGACGTCCTCCGACCTCACCGGCTTCGGCTTCGACCGGCCCGGGCTCACCGACCCGGCCTTCGAGGCGACCTGGATGGTGTGA
- a CDS encoding aromatic ring-hydroxylating oxygenase subunit alpha gives MSLQAALPRELYVDPAAWERECERVLLREWTCVGRVDDLELHQPERVAVVEVAGESLVVTSDADGLLHASYNVCRHRGSQLFPTGSAAGAEAESGPQLCGAKAIRCPYHSWTYALDGSLLRAPHTGDAEIEPLDFALHPVGVETWGGFVFVHPTPADAVPLAASVGRADRTLANYDLGALVTGLTMTYDVAANWKVIAENYNECYHCGPVHPELSRLVPAFAGGGAGLDWDAGIPHREGAWTFTLSGTTDRAPLPGLDETERVRHKGELVYPNLMLSCSADHVAAFVIRPVAVDRTRIDCRLLFAADEVASSSFDPSDAGDFWDLVNRQDWAICESVQRGMSSRAYRHGWFAPMEDDSADIRRWLLPRLGRDTSEVGDPSVVERRRDHLR, from the coding sequence ATGAGCCTTCAGGCCGCACTGCCCCGCGAGCTGTACGTCGACCCGGCCGCCTGGGAGCGCGAGTGCGAGCGGGTGCTGCTGCGGGAGTGGACCTGTGTCGGCCGGGTCGACGACCTCGAGCTGCACCAGCCGGAGCGGGTCGCGGTGGTCGAGGTGGCCGGCGAGTCGCTGGTGGTCACCTCGGACGCGGACGGCCTGCTCCACGCGTCGTACAACGTGTGCCGGCATCGCGGCTCCCAGCTCTTCCCGACCGGGTCGGCTGCCGGCGCCGAGGCCGAATCCGGGCCGCAGCTGTGCGGCGCCAAGGCGATCCGCTGTCCCTACCACTCCTGGACCTACGCCCTGGACGGCTCGCTGCTGCGTGCGCCGCACACCGGCGACGCCGAGATCGAGCCCCTCGACTTCGCGCTGCACCCGGTCGGGGTGGAGACCTGGGGCGGATTCGTGTTCGTGCACCCGACCCCCGCCGACGCCGTACCTCTGGCCGCGAGCGTGGGCCGGGCCGACCGCACCCTGGCCAACTACGACCTCGGCGCGCTGGTCACCGGCCTCACGATGACCTACGACGTGGCGGCCAACTGGAAGGTGATCGCCGAGAACTACAACGAGTGCTACCACTGCGGCCCGGTGCACCCGGAGCTGTCGCGGTTGGTGCCGGCGTTCGCGGGCGGCGGGGCCGGGCTCGACTGGGACGCCGGCATCCCGCACCGCGAGGGTGCGTGGACCTTCACGCTGTCGGGCACCACCGACCGGGCGCCCTTGCCGGGTCTCGACGAGACCGAGCGGGTGCGGCACAAGGGAGAGCTGGTCTACCCCAACCTGATGCTGTCGTGCTCGGCCGACCACGTCGCGGCGTTCGTGATCCGCCCGGTCGCGGTCGACCGCACCCGGATCGACTGCCGGCTCCTGTTCGCCGCCGACGAGGTGGCGTCGTCGTCGTTCGACCCCTCGGACGCCGGCGACTTCTGGGACCTGGTGAACCGCCAGGACTGGGCGATCTGCGAGTCGGTGCAGCGGGGCATGTCCTCGCGGGCCTACCGGCACGGCTGGTTCGCGCCCATGGAGGACGACTCCGCCGACATCCGCCGCTGGCTGCTGCCGCGGCTGGGTCGCGACACCTCGGAGGTCGGCGATCCGTCGGTGGTCGAGCGACGTCGAGACCACCTCCGATGA
- a CDS encoding ABC transporter ATP-binding protein, whose protein sequence is MTGRPPAELSAHGLRVEFTTRNGRVARALDGADLVVRAGEVVALVGESGSGKTTLARTLVGLAKPAAGEVRWEGRALDRSPRGLKALRRQVQLVLQDPLGALNPRHTVYESVAEGLRIHKLVSGSGRTETELVAAALASAGLRPPETLFLRYPHELSGGQRQRVLIAGALAVSPRLLIADEPVSSLDASIRGEILALLLKLREELGLGVLVVTHDLGLAWNIADRIAVMYLGRIVEAGPTEAVLTAPQHPYTQALLSVVPEMDRLEPIVLRGEIPDPTRIPQGCRFHPRCPALASGAASEVADRCRGTALEILPSDPDGHRSACHLVAAQVSADTTDEVRT, encoded by the coding sequence ATGACCGGCCGACCCCCAGCGGAGCTGTCCGCGCACGGCCTGCGGGTGGAGTTCACGACCCGCAACGGCCGCGTCGCGCGCGCCCTGGACGGCGCCGACCTGGTGGTCCGCGCCGGCGAGGTCGTCGCCCTGGTCGGCGAGTCCGGCTCCGGCAAGACCACCCTCGCCCGCACCCTGGTCGGGCTGGCCAAGCCGGCCGCCGGCGAGGTGCGCTGGGAGGGTCGTGCGCTGGACCGTTCGCCTCGTGGTCTCAAGGCGCTGCGGCGTCAGGTGCAGCTGGTCCTCCAGGACCCGCTGGGAGCGCTCAACCCGCGACACACGGTCTACGAGTCGGTCGCCGAGGGACTCCGGATCCACAAGCTGGTGTCCGGATCGGGGCGGACCGAGACCGAGCTGGTCGCCGCCGCTCTCGCCTCGGCCGGGCTGCGGCCGCCGGAGACGTTGTTCCTGCGCTACCCCCACGAGCTCTCGGGCGGCCAGCGGCAACGGGTCCTGATCGCCGGAGCCCTCGCGGTGTCGCCGCGACTGCTGATCGCCGACGAGCCGGTCTCCAGCCTGGACGCCTCGATCCGGGGCGAGATCCTGGCCCTGCTGCTCAAGCTCCGCGAAGAGCTCGGGCTCGGCGTGCTGGTGGTCACCCACGACCTCGGGCTGGCCTGGAACATCGCCGACCGGATCGCGGTGATGTACCTGGGCCGGATCGTCGAGGCCGGACCCACCGAGGCGGTGCTGACCGCGCCCCAGCACCCCTACACACAGGCGCTGCTGTCCGTCGTACCGGAGATGGACCGGCTCGAGCCGATCGTCCTGCGCGGCGAGATCCCCGACCCGACCCGGATCCCGCAGGGCTGCCGCTTCCACCCGCGGTGCCCGGCGCTGGCCTCCGGCGCGGCCTCCGAGGTCGCCGACCGGTGCCGGGGCACCGCGCTGGAGATCCTCCCGTCGGACCCCGACGGACATCGCAGCGCGTGCCACCTGGTCGCCGCGCAGGTCTCGGCCGACACCACCGACGAGGTGAGGACATGA
- a CDS encoding ABC transporter ATP-binding protein codes for MSTSTASEASTSRTTGPLLEIRALHVTYATGEGGLPAVRGVDLTVDRGQIVGVAGESGCGKSTLASTILRLQPESATVTGEVLFEGNDVLTMRWGDLRAVRWAGASIVFQGALHSLNPVHRIGAQIAEAIHVHNPGMDESVVTTRIRDLLQQVGLDPDRARSYPHQLSGGQKQRVMIAMALSCDPDLVVADEPTTALDVMVQAQVLDVLSGMVREYGVGMLMISHDLSVLAELCDRITVMYAGRVVEEGPASQIFTSPLHPYAAALSAAFPRVGDPAARFAPAGLPGDPPDPRHLTPGCSFAPRCSRAAEVCLPAEPVLTPYGGDRAAACVRIDDFQSSGDAAPRSTSDVETTP; via the coding sequence ATGAGCACCTCCACCGCGAGCGAGGCGTCGACGAGCCGCACCACCGGGCCCCTGCTGGAGATCCGCGCCCTGCACGTCACCTACGCGACCGGTGAGGGCGGACTACCGGCCGTGCGCGGCGTGGACCTCACCGTCGACCGGGGCCAGATCGTCGGGGTCGCGGGGGAGTCGGGCTGCGGAAAGTCGACCCTGGCCAGCACGATCCTGCGCCTCCAACCCGAGAGCGCGACGGTCACCGGCGAGGTGCTCTTCGAGGGCAACGACGTGCTGACCATGCGCTGGGGCGATCTGCGAGCCGTGCGCTGGGCCGGTGCCTCGATCGTGTTCCAGGGCGCCCTGCACTCGCTCAACCCGGTGCACCGCATCGGCGCCCAGATCGCCGAGGCCATCCACGTGCACAACCCCGGCATGGACGAGAGCGTCGTGACCACGCGGATCCGGGACCTGCTGCAGCAGGTCGGGCTCGACCCCGACCGGGCCCGCAGCTATCCCCACCAGCTCTCCGGTGGCCAGAAGCAGCGGGTGATGATCGCGATGGCCCTGTCGTGCGACCCCGACCTGGTGGTGGCCGACGAGCCGACCACCGCCCTCGACGTGATGGTGCAAGCACAGGTGCTGGACGTGCTCTCCGGCATGGTCCGTGAGTACGGCGTCGGCATGCTGATGATCAGCCACGACCTCTCGGTGCTCGCCGAGCTGTGCGACCGGATCACGGTGATGTACGCCGGGCGCGTGGTCGAGGAGGGCCCGGCATCCCAGATCTTCACCTCGCCCCTGCACCCCTACGCGGCGGCCCTCTCGGCGGCGTTCCCGCGGGTCGGCGATCCGGCCGCCCGGTTCGCCCCGGCCGGTCTGCCCGGCGACCCGCCGGACCCCCGGCACCTGACACCGGGATGCTCGTTCGCCCCGCGCTGCTCGCGGGCCGCCGAGGTGTGCCTGCCCGCCGAGCCCGTGCTCACGCCGTACGGCGGCGACCGGGCGGCAGCCTGCGTCCGGATCGACGACTTCCAGTCGTCGGGCGACGCGGCTCCTCGATCGACGAGCGACGTCGAGACGACGCCATGA
- a CDS encoding ABC transporter permease, producing the protein MSDTTAPRLSSRQLTRRRRAAAYRRSWQEFCSHRGGLVGLGVLTFFVAVALGAPLLASSQGLDVTQANGPVLGHPSWHYLLGTDENGRSVLTLLIWGARISLFVGLSATVISMVIGTLVGLVSGYFGGWIGRITFRITEWVLVIPFLPLAIALAAVLGRGLVNIVIVIGVTSWPSTALLIRSQTLSIRERPYVERAEAIGAGRWHQLGRHVLPNVMPMVFANTTLTVAIAILSETTLSFLGLGDPTRTSWGTMLDGAYHSGAITTGCWWYVIPPGVCVVLVVLAFTLIGQALEEVLNPRLRARQ; encoded by the coding sequence ATGAGCGACACCACGGCACCCCGGCTCTCCTCACGTCAGCTGACGCGGCGACGTCGCGCGGCGGCCTACCGGAGGAGCTGGCAGGAGTTCTGCTCGCACCGCGGCGGCCTGGTCGGCCTCGGGGTCCTCACCTTCTTCGTCGCAGTCGCTCTCGGTGCGCCGTTGCTCGCCTCGTCGCAGGGGCTCGACGTCACGCAGGCGAACGGACCGGTGCTGGGTCATCCGTCCTGGCACTATCTGCTCGGGACCGACGAGAACGGCCGGTCGGTGCTGACCCTGCTGATCTGGGGAGCCCGGATCTCGCTGTTCGTCGGGCTGTCGGCGACCGTCATCTCGATGGTGATCGGCACCCTGGTCGGCCTGGTCTCGGGCTACTTCGGAGGGTGGATCGGGCGGATCACGTTCCGGATCACCGAGTGGGTGCTGGTGATCCCCTTCCTGCCGCTGGCGATCGCGCTCGCCGCGGTCCTCGGACGCGGGCTGGTCAACATCGTGATCGTCATCGGCGTCACGTCGTGGCCCAGCACAGCTCTGCTGATCCGCAGCCAGACGCTCTCGATCCGGGAGCGGCCCTACGTCGAGCGGGCCGAGGCGATCGGGGCCGGACGCTGGCACCAGCTCGGCCGGCACGTGCTGCCCAACGTGATGCCGATGGTGTTCGCCAACACCACGTTGACCGTGGCGATCGCGATCCTCTCCGAGACGACGCTGAGCTTCCTGGGCCTCGGGGACCCGACCCGGACGTCGTGGGGCACGATGCTGGACGGTGCCTACCACTCGGGCGCGATCACCACCGGCTGCTGGTGGTACGTCATCCCACCCGGGGTCTGCGTGGTCCTCGTCGTGCTGGCGTTCACGCTGATCGGCCAAGCCCTCGAGGAAGTCCTCAACCCCCGGCTGCGAGCCCGCCAATGA